The genomic region GATACGTATGGACGCTTGTTTCCGTTTGGTTACGAGCAACTAATGTTTTGAAATCGGGTAGATTGTCAGGCACTGGGTTGAGGTTCGGCATTGCAATGACACTCGTATAACCCCCGTGGGCCGCAGCCCGACTGCCTGTTTGGAGGGTTTCTTTATCGGTGAAACCTGGATCTCTGAAATGAACATGTCCATCAATTAATCCGGCACTTACAAGTGCGCCTTGTGCATCAAAAATGGTTTCGGCTGGCTCGTCAGTTGGTGTAATTTGTGCTTCAATCGCAGTGATCCGTCCTTTTTCATCAATCGCGATGTCTCTTTTGACGAGTTGATCGTCAATTAATAGTTGACCATTTTGGATAAGTCGATACATACTGCAGACCCCTAATCTTTAATGAGATTTTTTTGTTTTAATAAGTATTCAATCATTGCCATGCGCATGAAGACCCCGTTATGCATCTGCTTAAAAATTCGTGATTGGGGTGCTTCGACTAATTCATCGGCGATTTCAACGTCGCGGTTAACTGGTGCTGGGTGTAACCAGATAGTACTTGCTTTTAATTGGGCGGCCCTTTGTGCTGTTAGGCCGTATTTAACGTGGAAGGCTTCGTCGGTCATTGTTTCGGCTGAATCAAAGCGTTCGTGTTGAATTCTGAGTAACATGACCACATCGACTTGATCTAAGATACTATCGAGGGCGACGTGTTGACCGTAATCGTTGAATTCAGCCGTAAACCATTCTTCAGGACCGGCGAAGTAGAGTTGTGCACCCAGTCGTTTTAAAAGTTGCATGTTAGATTTAGCAACTCGTGAGTGGCGTAAATCACCGCAGATAACGACTTTCAAACCGTCGAAGTGCCCGAACTCTTCATGAATGGTCATCATATCGAGTAGACATTGTGATGGATGTTGACCACTGCCATCCCCACCGTTAGCCAAGGCTAAGTGAAAGGCTGGATCGGCGAGTAAATCGTCGTAGTAGTTGTTTTGTGGATGACGAACAGCGACAAAATCGACGCCGATTGCTTGGACCGTCTTAAGGGTATCGCTGAGTGTCTCTCCTTTTGAAACTGAACTGGTTTCGGCTTCAAAAGACATTACTGATAATCCCAGTTTGCGTTCAGCCATTTCAAAACTCGTTTTGGTTCGAGTGCTATTTTCAAAAAAGAGGTTCATCGCGTATACGGGACGCGTTAATTCGCAAGTCGCACCTTGTTTAAAGGCTTCTGCCCGTTCAATTAAATTTAAAACAGATGAATTTGTTAGTTGTTCAACAGATACAATCGCCGTTTGATTAGTCATTTTGTTGTGCCTCCAATTCGATTTCACTCTTTGATTTTTGTGGTAAGATCAGGTTCATTGCGATGCCTAAGACCGTTGCAATCGCTAAGCCTGAGAATTGATATTGACCAAGTTGTAAGTAGGCATTCCCAATCCCAATCACTAAGATTGATGAGCCAATCATTAAGTTCCGTTTTTTATCGAAATCGACTTGGTTGTCGATTAAGACCCGGAGCCCACTTGAGGCGATAACGCCGAAGAGTAAGAAGCTAATCCCGCCGATAACAGGTGCCGGGATGCTTTGGATGAGTGCGCTTAGTTTACCGATGAAACCGAAGATGATGGCAAAAAATGCGGCGCCGCCTAATACCCAAACACTGTGAACTTTAGTAATGGCCAAGACGCCGATGTTTTCACCATAACTGGTGACAGGAGGGCCCCCAACAAAAGCGGCGATGATTGAAGCTGTTCCGTCCCCTGCTAAAGTCCGGTGAAGACCAGGATTTTTGAAGAAGTTGCGTTTCGTTAATTTATTTAAGACCATGATGTGGCCCATGTGTTCCGTCATTGTAACAAACGCAATCGGTGCCATACTGAGGATTGCGCCCCAGTAAAGACCGGGTTTATAGGTGACAAATGGCACTTGGAAATCCGGGACCTTGAACCAAGGAGCGTTTAAGACCGGTTGGAAATCAACGATGCCGAACAAGACGGCGATGATGTAACCTGAGACAATCCCGAGTAAGACCGGAATCAAACTCATGAAGCCTTTGAGATACATGTTAAAGGCGATTGTGATTAGTAAGGTTAAGATAGCGACTGCGAAGAATTTCAAGTCATAGTTACCAGCGGCATTGATTGTCGCTTGTTTAGCGGCTGTACCGGCTAATGAGAGGCCGATGACCATGACAATCGGGCCGACAACAATCGGTGGCAAGGCTTTGTCGATCCAGCCGGAACCAATTAAACTTACTAAGACAGAAACGATGAGGTAAACCGCACCGACGGCCATTGTCCCTTGCGCAATCCCGGGATAACCAGTTGTTTTCATTAAAGCGAGCATTGGGACGATGAATGAGAAACTCGAGCCCATGTAAGCTGGAATCTTTCCTTTAGTAATTAATAAGTACATCAGGGTGCCGACCCCGGAACTAAAGAGTGCGATACCGGGGTTTAAGCCGACCAAGATGGGCACTAAGACGGTTGACCCAAACATGGCGAACATGTGCTGGATGGATAAGCCAATCCATTTCCCGGTTGTTGGACGCTCGTTTACGTCTAACACCGCATCGGGATTGCGGTAAGTTGATTTTGTCATATGAAGACCTCCGATAATTAATCATTAAGCGATAATGGCGATAAAAAAAGGACATCCCTACTCTGCGGGTATGTCCTTTGGACGCATAGTGGGCGAACTGATGCTAGTCAGTCTTCGCCAATTATGCGGGCAAACCCTTTTGCTCTCTCTGGAGACAATTAAACGGTTCTAGCTTTAATTCAATTTTTCAATGGTAATGCCATCATGTTCGTCAATTTCTTGCATAGCGACTTTAATTTGTTCGTTAAGAGCAGTTGGAATGTTTTTACCAACGAAATCAGGTCGAATTGGTAGTTCGCGGTGACCACGATCGACTAAAACAGCGAGTGAGATTTTTTTAGGGCGACCAAGATCCATTAAGGCATCAAGCGCGGCCCGAATTGTCCGGCCAGTATATAAGACATCATCGATGAGGATAACGTGTTTGTCCGTAATATCGACAGGGATGTCATTACCATTTAGTTGGGGTTCATTATGACTATTTAAATCATGTTGATCATCACGGTAGAGTGTAATATCAAGTGTCCCCACTGGTACCGTAACGCCTTCGAGTTGTTCTAAACGTTTAGCGATGCGTTCAGCGATAAAAACGCCCCGTGTTTTGATGCCGACAAAGACAAGGTCTGAAATCCCCTTGTTTTGTTCGATAATCTCGTAAGTAATCCGTGTAAAAACACGTTTCATTGTTGTGCTATCTACGACTTCTTTCACCATGTTCATGACACTCCTTCCAACAAAAAACCTCTCAACCGATATTGGTTGAGAGGTTACAGTTTGAGACTAGTCCTAGAGTCCTAATCTAATGGATTAATTCACCGTGCCTTCTCAGCCTCACGGGACTGAAATTAAAGGTTTCTATTAAGTTGTGATAATCATAGTTGATAAATCACGGTTTGTCAATTGTTTTCGCGTAATTCCTGCAACGTTTTTTCAAAAATGGCTGGTAATGGCGCTTCAAAACGCATGTTTTCACCGGTTGTTGGGTGCTTAAAGCCTAAAACAGCAGCATGTAAGAATTGCCCTTTACCAGGCAATGTCTTCCGAGGACCATAAGTTGGGTCGCCGGCTACTGGTCGGTTAATATAAGCAAGATGCACACGGATTTGATGTGTCCGGCCCGTTTCTAAGCGACAACGAATTAAAGTATAATCCGTAAAGCGTTCAACAACTTCAAAATGAGTGACCGCTGGGCGACCGTCTGGGACAATTGCTTGTTTCATCCGATCCAGTTTTGAACGACCAATTGGTGCATCGATTGTGCCTTCGTCTTCTTCGATATTACCATGCACTAATGCGAGGTATTCACGGAGATTAGACTTAGCCTTTAATTGTTCTGATAATGATTCGTGGGCTTCGTTAGTCTTAGCGACCATCAATAAACCGGAAGTATCCTTATCAATTCGATGCACGATTCCTGGGCGGAAAACACCGTTGATTTCAGAAAGTGGTGTATGTGCTAATAAAGCATTCACCAAAGTCCCATTAGGATGGCCTGGTGAAGGATGCACAACCATCCCTTGTGGCTTATTGACCACAAGGACTTGGTCATCTTCATAGACAATGTCTAAAGGAATATCTTCTGGTACTAAATCGAGTGAGACGGGATTCGGAATCGTGACGCTAATCTTTTCGTCAGCGACCACTTTATGGTTACCTTTAGAAGTTTGCCCGTTGATTTCAACGAGGTCCTTTTTTAACCATTGTTGGATTTGGGAACGCGAATAATCAGGTAATAATTGGCTTAATACCTTATCAATCCGGCCGGTTTCGGTTGTAATTGTAAATTCTTTTTTTTCAGTCATGAGTCACTTTCTCTTTCAACAAGATGGCAATAAAGACGCAGATGACACCACAAGTGAGGGCGGTATCTGCAACATTAAAGATGGGAAAATTAATAAATTCTAATTGGAACATATCGACCACGTATTTTAAATGTAAACGATCTATGAAATTCCCTAACGCGCCGGCTAACATTAACGTCAAGCCGATGCGATATAGTTTTTCAGATCGTTCAGAGGTATAAAATAAATAGCCAATAACACCTACTGCGATGATGGTAACAATATAGAAGAACCATTGCTGACCAGCCAACATACTCCAAGCAGCGCCGTCATTTTGGACGTAAGTAAGGCCGAGAATGTTGGGAATCACAGTGTGCAACGCGCCATAGCTAACATTGGCGACAATCCACCCTTTTAAGAGTTGATCACCCACCAAGATTAATAGGCCTAAAATAATATAAAGTAGCATGGTTGCCTCCTATTCATACTGATTAACATTGTCCTTAAAAAGAGCACGCTTGTCAATCAGTTTTCGTGGTGGGGTGCAGGATTGTACAATTTAGGCGCAGTCTCGTTAGAATAAGCCACTAATTTGGCCGTCTGCAGTAACATCCATATTGAGTGCGGCTGGTTTCTTAGGTAATCCGGGCATCGTTAAGACGGCGCCAGTCATTGCGACGATAAAACCGGCCCCGAGCTTTGGAATCAATTCACGGACGTGGATTGTAAAGTCGCTTGGCGCACCGAGTGCTTTAGGATCATCTGATAATGAATATTGTGTTTTGGCGATGCAGACCGGTAAGTGAGCCCAACCATTTTTTTCAATTTGTTTTAGTTGATTGATCGCTTTGCCTTCGAACACGACGTCGCGGCCACCGTAAATTTCGGTTACAACGGTTGTTAACTTAGATTTGATGTCAGCTTGTGGATCATATAATGGTTTGAAGGCCTTAGGTTGTTGTAAGGCTTCTAAGACTGCTTTGGCTAGTTCAATCCCGCCTTGACCACCATTGGCCCAGACACTAGTTGGGACCGCAGTGACATTCATTGCTTGACAAAGATCTTGTAGCAATTGGACTTCGGCAGCCGTATCGCTTGTAAATTCATTAACTGACACGACAACGGGGACGCCGTAGCGTTGCATATTCGCAATATGTTTGGCTAGATTACTGAAACCAGCTTTCAAGGCATCTAAGTTTTCAGTGGTTAAATCGGCCAAGGCTACCCCACCGTTATACTTCAAGGCACGGATGGTCGCTACAATCACGATGGTATCTGGTGTTTTACCTAATTGTGGTACCTTGATATCGAGGAATTTTTCAGCGCCTAAATCAGCACCAAAACCAGCTTCGGTAATGGCGATATCGCCTAATTTCAAGGCTGTTTGAGTCGCTAGGATACTATTACAGCCGTGGGCAATATTGGCAAATGGGCCACCATGCACGAGTGCTGGTGTGTGTTCTAAGGTTTGGACCATATTCGGTTTGAGTGCGTCTTTTAATAACATGGCGATGGCCCCGGTGACTTCTAAGTCGCCAACAGTCACAGGTTCGCGATCATAGTTATAGCCAATCACGATTTTACTAATCCGGTTTTTGAGATCGGTAATGTCGGTTGCTAAACAAAGAATCGCCATTAATTCACTGGCAACGGTAATATCAAAGCCATCTTGTCTTGGCATCCCTTGTACTGGTCCACCTAAACCAATCACAACTTGGCGCAAGGCACGATCGTTAATATCAAGTGCGCGTTTCCAGATAATCCGTCTAGGATCGATATTTAAAACGTTCCCTTGTTGTAGATGATTATCAATTAAGGCTGCTAGGGTATTTACAGCGGCAGTTAAGGCGTGCATATCGCCTGTAAAATGTAAATTAATGTCAGCCATTGGCACAACTTGGGCGTAACCACCACCAGTCGCGCCCCCTTTCATCCCCATGACAGGGCCTAATGAAGGTTCACGTAAGGCAATGACTGCTGATTGGTCAAGTTGGCGTAAAGCATCCCCTAGGCCAACAGTAACGGTTGACTTACCTTCTCCGGCTGGTGTCGGATTAATCGAAGTGACTAAAATGAGTTTGCCATCTTCTTTTTCTTTTAACCGATTGATGGCTTGAAAGTTAAGTTTTGCTTTGTAAGGGCCATATTGTTCAATATCGGTGACCTGTAACCCGATTTGTTCGGCAATTGCCGTGATGGGCTTCATTTCCGTAGCTTCATTTGCTTGTGCGATTTGAATATCTGACATAACGACCAGCTCCTTTTGTTTATGATAGTACCTAGTATAGCCGATTTCGTACGGAATTGGCAGATAGTAATCTGATAAATTTTATCTTCGACACGTTCCTACTAAAGTGGTAAGATATAAATGTGACCAGTTAAGGGCTACAACTTAATTGGCATAATGACAATGGTGTGTTGACGCACCACTCTTTAGAGGAGGGATTGTGATGGAACGAGGAATCGTGAAATGGTTTAGCAATGCTAAAGGTTATGGCTTCATCAATTACCGAGATGATGAGGAAATTTTCGTCCACTTTACCGCAATCCAAATTGACGGCTATAAGACACTAGACAAAGATGAT from Latilactobacillus sakei subsp. sakei DSM 20017 = JCM 1157 harbors:
- the pyrR gene encoding bifunctional pyr operon transcriptional regulator/uracil phosphoribosyltransferase PyrR; this encodes MVKEVVDSTTMKRVFTRITYEIIEQNKGISDLVFVGIKTRGVFIAERIAKRLEQLEGVTVPVGTLDITLYRDDQHDLNSHNEPQLNGNDIPVDITDKHVILIDDVLYTGRTIRAALDALMDLGRPKKISLAVLVDRGHRELPIRPDFVGKNIPTALNEQIKVAMQEIDEHDGITIEKLN
- the lspA gene encoding signal peptidase II, translating into MLLYIILGLLILVGDQLLKGWIVANVSYGALHTVIPNILGLTYVQNDGAAWSMLAGQQWFFYIVTIIAVGVIGYLFYTSERSEKLYRIGLTLMLAGALGNFIDRLHLKYVVDMFQLEFINFPIFNVADTALTCGVICVFIAILLKEKVTHD
- a CDS encoding aspartate carbamoyltransferase catalytic subunit — protein: MTNQTAIVSVEQLTNSSVLNLIERAEAFKQGATCELTRPVYAMNLFFENSTRTKTSFEMAERKLGLSVMSFEAETSSVSKGETLSDTLKTVQAIGVDFVAVRHPQNNYYDDLLADPAFHLALANGGDGSGQHPSQCLLDMMTIHEEFGHFDGLKVVICGDLRHSRVAKSNMQLLKRLGAQLYFAGPEEWFTAEFNDYGQHVALDSILDQVDVVMLLRIQHERFDSAETMTDEAFHVKYGLTAQRAAQLKASTIWLHPAPVNRDVEIADELVEAPQSRIFKQMHNGVFMRMAMIEYLLKQKNLIKD
- a CDS encoding cold shock domain-containing protein, producing the protein MERGIVKWFSNAKGYGFINYRDDEEIFVHFTAIQIDGYKTLDKDDQVLFEVKEGARGLQAANVQKIEA
- a CDS encoding RluA family pseudouridine synthase, coding for MTEKKEFTITTETGRIDKVLSQLLPDYSRSQIQQWLKKDLVEINGQTSKGNHKVVADEKISVTIPNPVSLDLVPEDIPLDIVYEDDQVLVVNKPQGMVVHPSPGHPNGTLVNALLAHTPLSEINGVFRPGIVHRIDKDTSGLLMVAKTNEAHESLSEQLKAKSNLREYLALVHGNIEEDEGTIDAPIGRSKLDRMKQAIVPDGRPAVTHFEVVERFTDYTLIRCRLETGRTHQIRVHLAYINRPVAGDPTYGPRKTLPGKGQFLHAAVLGFKHPTTGENMRFEAPLPAIFEKTLQELRENN
- a CDS encoding formate--tetrahydrofolate ligase, which gives rise to MSDIQIAQANEATEMKPITAIAEQIGLQVTDIEQYGPYKAKLNFQAINRLKEKEDGKLILVTSINPTPAGEGKSTVTVGLGDALRQLDQSAVIALREPSLGPVMGMKGGATGGGYAQVVPMADINLHFTGDMHALTAAVNTLAALIDNHLQQGNVLNIDPRRIIWKRALDINDRALRQVVIGLGGPVQGMPRQDGFDITVASELMAILCLATDITDLKNRISKIVIGYNYDREPVTVGDLEVTGAIAMLLKDALKPNMVQTLEHTPALVHGGPFANIAHGCNSILATQTALKLGDIAITEAGFGADLGAEKFLDIKVPQLGKTPDTIVIVATIRALKYNGGVALADLTTENLDALKAGFSNLAKHIANMQRYGVPVVVSVNEFTSDTAAEVQLLQDLCQAMNVTAVPTSVWANGGQGGIELAKAVLEALQQPKAFKPLYDPQADIKSKLTTVVTEIYGGRDVVFEGKAINQLKQIEKNGWAHLPVCIAKTQYSLSDDPKALGAPSDFTIHVRELIPKLGAGFIVAMTGAVLTMPGLPKKPAALNMDVTADGQISGLF
- a CDS encoding uracil-xanthine permease family protein, yielding MTKSTYRNPDAVLDVNERPTTGKWIGLSIQHMFAMFGSTVLVPILVGLNPGIALFSSGVGTLMYLLITKGKIPAYMGSSFSFIVPMLALMKTTGYPGIAQGTMAVGAVYLIVSVLVSLIGSGWIDKALPPIVVGPIVMVIGLSLAGTAAKQATINAAGNYDLKFFAVAILTLLITIAFNMYLKGFMSLIPVLLGIVSGYIIAVLFGIVDFQPVLNAPWFKVPDFQVPFVTYKPGLYWGAILSMAPIAFVTMTEHMGHIMVLNKLTKRNFFKNPGLHRTLAGDGTASIIAAFVGGPPVTSYGENIGVLAITKVHSVWVLGGAAFFAIIFGFIGKLSALIQSIPAPVIGGISFLLFGVIASSGLRVLIDNQVDFDKKRNLMIGSSILVIGIGNAYLQLGQYQFSGLAIATVLGIAMNLILPQKSKSEIELEAQQND